Proteins from a single region of Streptomyces sp. TN58:
- a CDS encoding alpha/beta hydrolase — translation MRRFGRTLVTAALAVAVVGGTAGWASGGSQSAVTGPPPGTAAWRADTAYGRALPDPATATPYEVARFFAGLDGAARSALVRDHPLVVGNLDGVPLPLRYEANRLAVAGTGEARYASLAAADRRILAFDPRGRGQVAEVFGDLEHAAHVSVIVPGSDSDAASHDARRAPSTGPAGMARALSAATGGTTADTSTTDASVAVIAWTGYTTPVGVGLDAADGRLAAAGASRLARLTAGLDAVGAPDPVLFCHSYGSVVCGLAARHTDASDIVAFGSPGMRADTAGALRTGARVWAARSPSDWIADVPNVRFAGIGHGADPTSAAFGASRVPAADVRGHTGYFAPGTQSLAAFAAIARGEAR, via the coding sequence ATGCGCCGCTTCGGAAGGACGCTGGTCACGGCCGCGCTGGCGGTGGCCGTCGTCGGGGGGACCGCCGGATGGGCTTCGGGCGGGAGCCAGTCGGCGGTCACCGGGCCGCCGCCGGGCACCGCCGCCTGGCGGGCCGACACGGCGTACGGCCGGGCGCTGCCCGATCCGGCGACGGCGACACCGTACGAGGTGGCCCGGTTCTTCGCGGGGCTGGACGGTGCGGCCCGCTCCGCCCTCGTACGCGACCACCCGCTGGTGGTGGGCAACCTCGACGGGGTGCCGCTACCCCTGCGGTACGAGGCGAACCGGCTCGCCGTCGCCGGCACGGGTGAGGCGCGGTACGCGTCCCTGGCCGCCGCGGACCGGCGGATCCTGGCCTTCGACCCGCGCGGCCGGGGCCAGGTGGCCGAGGTGTTCGGGGATTTGGAGCACGCCGCGCACGTCTCGGTGATCGTGCCCGGCTCCGACAGCGACGCCGCTTCCCACGACGCGCGGCGCGCACCGTCCACGGGGCCGGCCGGTATGGCCCGGGCACTGAGCGCGGCGACCGGGGGCACGACGGCCGACACCTCGACGACCGACGCCTCGGTGGCCGTCATCGCGTGGACCGGGTACACCACCCCGGTCGGCGTGGGCCTCGACGCGGCCGACGGGCGGCTGGCCGCCGCGGGGGCCTCGCGGCTGGCCCGCCTCACCGCCGGTCTCGACGCGGTCGGCGCACCCGACCCGGTGCTGTTCTGCCACAGCTACGGCTCGGTGGTCTGCGGACTGGCGGCCCGGCACACCGACGCCTCGGACATCGTGGCCTTCGGGTCCCCGGGCATGCGGGCGGACACCGCCGGCGCCCTGCGCACCGGCGCACGCGTCTGGGCGGCCCGCAGCCCCTCGGACTGGATCGCCGACGTCCCGAACGTCCGCTTCGCCGGGATCGGCCACGGCGCCGACCCGACCTCCGCGGCCTTCGGAGCCAGCCGGGTCCCCGCCGCCGACGTACGGGGCCACACGGGCTACTTCGCCCCTGGCACGCAGTCCCTCGCCGCGTTCGCCGCGATCGCGAGGGGAGAGGCCCGATGA
- a CDS encoding acyltransferase family protein yields MSASTVLAPLRKAAARIDRQTPAHRDRAVDGLRALALLAVPAGHWMLGGFTLDADGGLHNASPLSAFGALAPASWVLQTLGIFFLVGGYASALSYRRRPGSAHAWLQGRIVRLGRPVLGVAAVWALAAPVLYAAGVPEASLRTGAKLVVQPLWFVGVYVVVTALTPYCLRAARRLGGWAAAPLLASVAVVDLLRYGPLAASVPSWLSLLNILPGWLFAYQLGVSWGERRIGRRGAWLLLAGGALLFAALLAVFHYPASMVGVPGAARTNSHPPSLLVLALASAQSGAAILLRDRLARLLARPALWAPVVVVNLCAMTILCWHQTAMLAAAVPASFAGGVAGLTTAPDSLGWIVARMAWVPVFAGLLVVIARYARRFEAPPAEGRGASALRRALRRAAAGLLAAGFGAFALGLA; encoded by the coding sequence ATGAGCGCCTCCACCGTCCTGGCGCCGCTGCGGAAGGCCGCCGCACGGATCGACCGGCAGACCCCGGCCCACCGTGACCGTGCGGTCGACGGGCTGCGCGCGCTCGCGCTGCTGGCCGTGCCCGCCGGCCACTGGATGCTCGGCGGTTTCACGCTCGACGCGGACGGCGGTCTGCACAACGCCAGCCCCCTGTCGGCCTTCGGCGCCCTGGCGCCGGCGAGCTGGGTCCTCCAGACGCTGGGCATCTTCTTCCTCGTCGGCGGCTACGCGTCGGCGCTCTCCTACCGGCGCCGCCCTGGGTCGGCCCACGCCTGGCTGCAGGGCCGGATCGTACGTCTGGGGCGGCCCGTGCTGGGAGTGGCGGCGGTGTGGGCGCTGGCCGCGCCCGTGCTGTACGCGGCCGGGGTCCCGGAGGCGTCGCTGCGGACGGGGGCGAAGCTCGTCGTCCAACCGCTGTGGTTCGTCGGGGTGTACGTGGTGGTCACCGCGCTGACCCCGTACTGTCTGCGGGCCGCGCGCCGGCTCGGCGGCTGGGCGGCGGCCCCGCTGCTCGCCTCGGTCGCGGTGGTGGACCTCCTGCGGTACGGGCCGCTCGCGGCCTCCGTACCGTCCTGGCTGTCGCTGCTGAACATCCTGCCGGGCTGGCTGTTCGCCTACCAGCTGGGGGTGTCCTGGGGCGAGCGGCGCATCGGGCGGCGCGGGGCCTGGCTGCTGCTGGCCGGCGGGGCGCTGCTGTTCGCGGCGCTGCTGGCGGTGTTCCACTATCCGGCGTCGATGGTGGGGGTGCCGGGTGCCGCCCGGACGAACTCGCACCCGCCGTCGTTGCTGGTGCTCGCGCTGGCCTCGGCGCAGTCGGGGGCGGCGATCCTGCTGCGGGACCGGCTGGCGCGGCTGCTGGCCCGGCCGGCCCTGTGGGCCCCGGTGGTGGTGGTCAACCTGTGCGCGATGACGATCCTGTGCTGGCATCAGACGGCCATGCTGGCCGCGGCCGTGCCCGCTTCGTTCGCGGGCGGGGTGGCCGGGCTGACGACGGCACCGGACAGCCTGGGCTGGATCGTGGCGCGGATGGCGTGGGTGCCGGTGTTCGCGGGGCTTCTGGTGGTGATCGCCCGGTACGCGCGGCGCTTCGAGGCGCCACCTGCGGAGGGGCGGGGGGCGAGCGCGCTGCGTCGTGCGCTGCGCCGTGCGGCGGCCGGACTCCTCGCCGCGGGATTCGGGGCCTTCGCGCTGGGGCTGGCCTGA
- a CDS encoding ABC transporter ATP-binding protein codes for MDMEVTAWTSLHSAINAQQDRRPLSRAGLRRVAAFARPHRRGLVLFLLLSVVTALLAVATPVLASRVVTAVVDGRDGAVVTRLALFIALIAVAEAGLGLLARRLSATLGEGLILDLRTAVFDHVQRMPVAFFTRTRTGALVSRLNNDVIGAQRAFSNTLSGVVANLVTLLLTLVVMLGISWQITLLALVLLPVFVLPARRMGARMAAMQREASALNAAMGTQMTERFSAPGATLVKLFGRPADESAEFAVRAARVRDIGIRTAMAQSAFITALTLVSALALALVYGLGGYYALRGTLDAGSVVALALLLTRLYAPLTALAGARVEVMSALVSFERVFEILDLKPLIAQKPDARRVPEGPVAVEFDRVSFGYPSADKVSLASLEEVAVLDARGGTQVLHEVSFRAEPGQMIALVGSSGAGKSTIAQLLPRLYDADAGAVRLGGVDVRDLTADSIRETLGMVTQDGHLFHESVRANLLLARPDATEEDIWEALRRSRLDGLVAALPDGLDTVVGERGYRLSGGERQRLTIARLLLARQRVVVLDEATAHLDSTSEAAVQEALGEALAGRTAVVIAHRLSTVQAADLILVVEDGRIVERGTHTGLLAAGGRYEELYRTQFAAADTPAGIESGGAAPVRGA; via the coding sequence ATGGACATGGAAGTCACCGCTTGGACCTCACTGCACAGCGCGATCAACGCCCAGCAGGACCGCCGCCCCCTCTCCCGGGCCGGTCTGCGCCGCGTGGCCGCGTTCGCCCGCCCGCACCGCCGCGGGCTCGTTCTCTTCCTCCTGCTGAGCGTGGTGACGGCCCTGTTGGCGGTGGCCACGCCGGTGCTCGCCAGCCGGGTCGTCACCGCCGTCGTGGACGGCCGGGACGGCGCCGTGGTGACCCGGCTCGCCCTCTTCATCGCGCTGATCGCGGTCGCGGAGGCGGGGCTCGGGCTGCTGGCCCGCCGGCTCTCCGCCACCCTCGGCGAGGGGCTGATCCTGGATCTGCGGACGGCCGTCTTCGACCACGTGCAGCGGATGCCGGTCGCCTTCTTCACCCGGACCCGGACCGGCGCCCTCGTCAGCCGCCTCAACAACGACGTCATCGGCGCGCAGCGGGCGTTCAGCAACACCCTCTCGGGCGTCGTCGCCAACCTCGTCACCCTGCTGCTGACCCTCGTCGTGATGCTGGGCATCTCCTGGCAGATCACCCTGCTGGCGCTGGTGCTGTTGCCCGTGTTCGTCCTGCCGGCCCGCCGGATGGGGGCGCGGATGGCGGCGATGCAGCGGGAGGCCTCGGCGCTGAACGCCGCGATGGGCACCCAGATGACCGAACGGTTCTCGGCGCCCGGCGCGACGCTGGTCAAGCTGTTCGGCCGGCCCGCCGACGAGTCCGCCGAGTTCGCGGTCCGGGCGGCACGCGTACGGGACATCGGGATCCGCACCGCGATGGCCCAGTCGGCGTTCATCACGGCCCTCACCCTGGTCTCGGCGCTGGCCCTCGCGCTCGTCTACGGACTCGGCGGGTACTACGCCCTGCGCGGGACCCTGGACGCCGGCTCCGTCGTCGCGCTCGCCCTGCTCCTGACCCGGCTGTACGCCCCGCTGACCGCTCTCGCCGGGGCCCGCGTCGAGGTGATGAGCGCGCTGGTGAGTTTCGAGCGGGTCTTCGAGATCCTCGACCTGAAGCCGCTCATCGCGCAGAAGCCGGATGCCCGGCGGGTGCCGGAAGGGCCGGTGGCCGTCGAGTTCGACCGGGTGTCCTTCGGCTACCCGTCCGCCGACAAGGTCTCCCTCGCGTCCCTGGAGGAGGTCGCCGTACTCGACGCCCGGGGCGGTACGCAGGTCCTGCACGAGGTGTCCTTCCGCGCCGAGCCCGGCCAGATGATCGCACTGGTGGGTTCGTCCGGCGCCGGCAAGTCGACCATCGCCCAGCTGCTGCCGCGGCTGTACGACGCCGACGCGGGCGCGGTCCGGCTCGGCGGGGTCGACGTACGGGACCTGACGGCCGACTCGATCCGCGAGACGCTCGGCATGGTCACCCAGGACGGGCACCTCTTCCACGAGTCGGTACGGGCCAACCTGCTGCTGGCCCGCCCGGACGCCACCGAGGAGGACATCTGGGAGGCGCTGCGCCGGTCCCGGCTCGACGGCCTGGTCGCCGCGCTGCCGGACGGCCTGGACACGGTGGTCGGTGAGCGCGGCTACCGGCTGTCGGGCGGTGAGCGGCAGCGCCTGACGATCGCGCGGCTGCTGCTGGCACGGCAGCGGGTCGTGGTCCTCGACGAGGCCACCGCGCACCTGGACTCCACGTCGGAGGCGGCGGTGCAGGAGGCGTTGGGCGAGGCCCTGGCGGGCCGGACCGCCGTGGTCATCGCGCACCGGCTGTCCACCGTGCAGGCGGCCGACCTGATCCTCGTCGTCGAGGACGGCCGGATCGTCGAACGGGGCACGCACACCGGGCTGCTGGCCGCGGGCGGCCGGTACGAGGAGCTGTACCGCACGCAGTTCGCCGCGGCGGACACGCCCGCAGGAATCGAATCCGGCGGCGCGGCACCGGTGCGGGGCGCATGA
- a CDS encoding AMP-binding protein: MTQGSESVRFTQGTADTVLHHFERWARDTPEAPALIAGTKNRLPYGVLDARANRLAHHLLARGLPPGGLVAIGTAKPAELVVGILAVLKAGGVYAVVDAETPRTGRQQLTALQPFEPFALLTHAPHRAALDTGTGLRAIRTDDDATEIAARPAHAPDAGQAAGGAARPPGAAVLFTASSTPRPVPAGHALLLAAHEGWTELLRPTPQDVHLITARPDVTAFAAGWTRALCTGGSLVLPPGPSWPSGSPQQVRTAVDLQMVTVLHTDPAGIAALVVDGPRPTAADRRSGPRPLRSLRLATVTGDRLHLDELDALHTRLRPGVRILNVYGLTETAGAGTCFELPQLPAPVGEPERHCLLGTPFPGCQVHLRGGQIHLAPPGGGDAIPTGDLGVSRPDGLLEYAGRIRDRIPLHGGSFDPHAVEAAIRTHPGIGAALVAGVDKDGERRLVAYVAPPPGDPAWDASAPLPQIYGLRNHLAGTVLKEVSPTILVQLRALPRNRAGQEDRAALPLPTRPVSERPAVHGSKFARSSTGAGDPDGGRVVAAGCMTFALGFLTLILTPVLWPGSTDLSAVPQPWAALFFLLYVAESLAFGAGLAFLSTGYRLMARRERGRPPGRVRAAHLAASYLLLAWWPQDNAYRLAAKQDWPLQALLVYAFNIPLMIAGLILAVHVARKPASPFDFEDSD, encoded by the coding sequence ATGACGCAGGGATCCGAGTCCGTCCGCTTCACCCAGGGCACCGCAGACACCGTCCTGCACCACTTCGAACGCTGGGCGCGTGACACACCCGAAGCACCCGCCCTCATCGCCGGCACGAAGAACCGCCTCCCGTACGGGGTGCTCGACGCCCGCGCCAACCGGCTGGCGCACCACCTGCTCGCCCGCGGCCTGCCGCCCGGCGGTCTCGTCGCCATCGGCACCGCCAAGCCCGCCGAACTCGTCGTCGGCATCCTCGCCGTCCTGAAGGCCGGCGGGGTGTACGCCGTCGTCGACGCCGAAACGCCCCGTACCGGCCGCCAACAGCTCACCGCGCTGCAGCCCTTCGAGCCCTTCGCGCTGCTCACCCACGCGCCCCACCGGGCAGCCCTCGACACCGGCACGGGCCTGCGCGCGATCCGGACCGACGACGACGCCACCGAGATCGCCGCCCGGCCCGCCCACGCACCCGACGCCGGACAGGCGGCCGGCGGAGCCGCCAGGCCGCCCGGCGCGGCCGTCCTCTTCACGGCGTCCTCCACACCGCGCCCCGTGCCCGCCGGCCACGCCCTGCTGCTCGCCGCCCACGAGGGCTGGACCGAGCTGCTGCGGCCGACTCCGCAGGACGTGCACCTCATCACCGCCCGGCCGGACGTCACCGCCTTCGCCGCCGGCTGGACCCGGGCCCTGTGCACGGGCGGCAGCCTCGTCCTGCCCCCGGGGCCGTCCTGGCCGTCCGGGTCGCCGCAACAGGTCCGTACGGCGGTCGACCTCCAGATGGTCACCGTCCTGCACACGGATCCGGCGGGCATCGCCGCGCTGGTGGTCGACGGCCCCCGCCCCACCGCCGCGGACCGCAGGAGCGGCCCGCGGCCGCTGCGCTCGCTGCGGCTGGCCACCGTCACCGGCGACCGCCTCCACCTCGACGAACTGGACGCCCTGCACACCCGGTTGCGCCCCGGCGTACGCATCCTCAACGTCTACGGTCTCACCGAGACCGCCGGAGCGGGCACCTGCTTCGAACTCCCGCAGCTGCCGGCCCCCGTCGGCGAACCGGAACGCCACTGTCTGCTGGGCACCCCCTTCCCGGGATGCCAGGTCCACCTGCGCGGCGGGCAGATACACCTCGCGCCGCCCGGCGGCGGTGACGCGATACCCACCGGCGACCTCGGCGTGTCCCGCCCCGACGGCCTGCTGGAGTACGCCGGCCGGATCCGGGACCGGATCCCCCTCCACGGAGGCTCCTTCGACCCCCACGCCGTCGAGGCGGCGATCCGCACCCATCCGGGCATCGGCGCGGCCCTCGTCGCAGGCGTCGACAAGGACGGGGAGCGGCGCCTCGTCGCCTACGTGGCCCCGCCGCCCGGCGACCCGGCCTGGGACGCCTCGGCGCCGCTGCCCCAGATCTACGGCCTGCGCAACCACCTGGCCGGCACCGTCCTCAAGGAGGTGTCGCCGACCATCCTCGTCCAGCTCCGCGCCCTGCCGCGCAACCGGGCCGGCCAGGAGGACCGCGCGGCCCTGCCGCTGCCCACCCGGCCCGTGTCCGAGCGGCCCGCCGTCCACGGGAGCAAGTTCGCCCGGTCGTCCACCGGCGCCGGAGACCCGGACGGCGGCCGTGTCGTCGCCGCCGGCTGCATGACGTTCGCCCTCGGCTTCCTCACCCTGATCCTCACCCCCGTCCTGTGGCCGGGCTCCACCGACCTCTCCGCGGTGCCCCAGCCGTGGGCGGCCCTGTTCTTCCTCCTCTACGTGGCGGAGAGCCTGGCCTTCGGCGCGGGGCTGGCGTTCCTGTCCACCGGGTACCGCCTGATGGCACGACGGGAACGCGGCCGGCCCCCGGGCCGTGTCCGGGCCGCCCACCTCGCGGCGAGCTACCTGCTGCTGGCCTGGTGGCCGCAGGACAACGCCTACCGGCTGGCGGCCAAACAGGACTGGCCCCTGCAGGCCCTCCTCGTCTACGCCTTCAACATCCCCCTGATGATCGCGGGCCTCATCCTGGCTGTTCACGTGGCCCGCAAACCGGCCTCGCCCTTCGACTTCGAGGACAGCGACTGA
- a CDS encoding VOC family protein has protein sequence MDIKLELVAVPVTDVDRAKAFYEKIGFNADHDVTVSEDIRFVQLTPPGSACSIAIGRGLTRMTPGSLDNMQVVVTDIEEAYEDLRGRGVEVTEIQDLPWGSFVYFSDPDGNGWAVQQITPRKSAEPGA, from the coding sequence ATGGACATCAAACTGGAACTCGTCGCCGTGCCCGTCACCGATGTCGACCGGGCCAAGGCCTTCTACGAGAAGATCGGCTTCAACGCCGACCACGACGTCACCGTCAGCGAGGACATCCGCTTCGTACAGCTGACCCCGCCGGGGTCGGCCTGCTCGATCGCGATCGGCAGGGGCCTCACCCGGATGACGCCCGGATCCCTCGACAACATGCAGGTGGTCGTCACCGACATCGAGGAGGCCTACGAGGACCTGCGCGGCCGGGGTGTCGAGGTGACGGAGATCCAGGACCTGCCGTGGGGCTCCTTCGTCTACTTCTCGGACCCGGACGGCAACGGCTGGGCGGTCCAGCAGATCACGCCGCGCAAGTCGGCGGAACCGGGCGCGTGA
- a CDS encoding DUF350 domain-containing protein, whose product MSDIINGLGRTSAYGALGLVLLILGIVLVDVLTPGKLPKQIWEERNRNAALFLSSALLGIGGIVFTSIWTTYDDFGKGLASTAAFGLLGLVLMAVAFLVLDLVTPGKLGAIVVDREPHPAVWVSAACNLAVAAIVAASIA is encoded by the coding sequence ATGAGCGACATCATCAACGGACTTGGCCGCACCAGCGCCTACGGCGCCCTGGGCCTGGTCCTGCTGATCCTCGGCATCGTCCTCGTGGACGTGCTGACGCCCGGGAAGCTCCCGAAGCAGATCTGGGAGGAGCGCAACCGCAACGCCGCCCTCTTCCTCAGCTCCGCGCTCCTCGGTATCGGCGGCATCGTCTTCACCTCGATCTGGACCACCTACGACGACTTCGGCAAGGGCCTGGCGTCGACGGCCGCCTTCGGCCTCCTCGGCCTGGTCCTGATGGCGGTGGCCTTCCTCGTGCTCGACCTGGTGACCCCGGGCAAGCTCGGCGCCATCGTCGTGGACCGCGAGCCCCACCCGGCGGTCTGGGTCTCCGCCGCCTGCAACCTCGCCGTCGCCGCGATCGTCGCCGCCTCGATCGCCTGA
- a CDS encoding response regulator — protein MTIRVVIVDDQAMVRAGFAALLSAQADIDVVGEAPDGRQGVQVSRSSHPDVVLMDVRMPEMDGLTAAREILDPPPGVVHRPKVLMLTTFDIDDYVYEALRAGASGFLLKDAPPADLIAAVRVVASGEALLAPSVTRRLIADFVRQRPAPRKDPALRLNGLTPRETEVLELIARGLSNQEIAGHLVLAEQTVKTHIGRVLAKLGLRDRAQAVIFAYEAGLVRPGDSA, from the coding sequence TTGACCATCCGCGTGGTCATCGTCGACGACCAGGCCATGGTGCGGGCGGGGTTCGCCGCGCTGCTGTCGGCACAGGCCGACATCGACGTGGTGGGCGAGGCGCCGGACGGGCGCCAGGGGGTGCAGGTGTCCCGCTCCTCGCACCCCGACGTGGTGCTGATGGACGTACGGATGCCGGAGATGGACGGCCTGACGGCGGCCCGGGAGATACTCGACCCGCCGCCCGGGGTGGTGCACCGGCCGAAGGTGCTGATGCTGACCACCTTCGACATCGACGACTACGTGTACGAGGCGCTGCGCGCCGGGGCCTCCGGCTTCCTGCTCAAGGACGCCCCGCCGGCCGACCTGATCGCGGCGGTCAGGGTCGTCGCCTCGGGCGAGGCGCTGCTCGCGCCGTCGGTGACGCGGCGGCTGATCGCGGACTTCGTCCGGCAGCGGCCGGCGCCGCGCAAGGATCCGGCGCTCCGGCTGAACGGCCTGACGCCGCGCGAGACCGAGGTGTTGGAGCTGATCGCGCGCGGGCTGTCGAACCAGGAGATCGCCGGCCACCTGGTGCTGGCGGAGCAGACGGTGAAGACGCACATCGGGCGGGTGCTGGCCAAGCTCGGCCTGCGGGACCGGGCGCAGGCCGTGATCTTCGCCTACGAGGCGGGCCTGGTACGCCCGGGCGACTCGGCCTGA
- a CDS encoding sensor histidine kinase, translating into MSDKARDRTGGGPGGRPGALAQVAAALRTPAGAAQPLFAQAPRAWQRALPYVVAGIFVVSLLPTTIVVLADDYGMDGGWAGALGVAQTAPLLLAVTRPLPAWLLVLVADTLGAVLLTQADKVAGHAWPWTPTAVIGYLVLSACLGLRESVRTLVGVWLATGALGAVLGFFQPAGTMNTAALLFVLAGVVLALTGALRGLGDARRRIAEQESISEAERSRRTLLEERARIARELHDVVAHHMSVITVQADSAPYRLPGMPEPVREEFAAIAASARESLDEMRRLLTVLRTPDGADGSGGAGGGGRADGERAPQPGIGRLQQLVEATVRAGQPVELSLAAGAARAAPPAVDLSAYRIVQEALANVVRHAPGAPTRVSVTVDDDEVLLLVVNGPAARDAVVEPDGPGTGHGLVGMRERVRLTGGTLDTGPLPDGGFRVAARLPLHTGAGAAGTDGTDDTNEERS; encoded by the coding sequence ATGAGCGACAAAGCCCGCGACCGGACCGGCGGCGGACCCGGCGGACGACCCGGCGCCCTGGCGCAGGTCGCCGCGGCCCTGCGTACCCCGGCGGGGGCGGCGCAGCCGCTGTTCGCGCAGGCGCCCAGGGCCTGGCAGCGGGCACTTCCGTACGTCGTGGCCGGGATCTTCGTCGTCTCGCTGCTGCCGACGACGATCGTGGTGCTGGCCGACGACTACGGAATGGACGGCGGCTGGGCGGGCGCGCTGGGGGTGGCGCAGACCGCTCCCCTGCTCCTCGCGGTGACCCGGCCGCTGCCGGCCTGGCTCCTCGTCCTGGTCGCGGACACCCTCGGTGCGGTGCTGCTGACGCAGGCCGACAAGGTCGCCGGACACGCGTGGCCGTGGACGCCCACGGCCGTCATCGGCTACCTGGTGCTGAGCGCCTGCCTCGGGCTGCGCGAGTCCGTCCGGACCTTGGTCGGGGTGTGGTTGGCGACCGGCGCGCTCGGTGCGGTGCTCGGCTTCTTCCAGCCGGCGGGCACCATGAACACCGCCGCGCTGCTCTTCGTACTCGCCGGTGTCGTGCTGGCCCTGACGGGCGCGCTGCGGGGTCTGGGCGACGCGCGCCGGCGGATCGCCGAGCAGGAGAGCATCAGCGAGGCCGAGCGTTCGCGGCGCACCCTGCTGGAGGAACGCGCCCGGATCGCACGCGAGTTGCACGACGTGGTGGCCCACCACATGTCGGTGATCACCGTGCAGGCCGACTCGGCGCCCTACCGGCTGCCGGGGATGCCGGAGCCGGTGCGGGAGGAGTTCGCGGCGATCGCGGCCAGTGCGCGGGAGTCCCTGGACGAGATGCGGCGGCTGCTGACCGTGCTGCGGACCCCGGACGGGGCGGACGGCTCGGGCGGGGCCGGCGGAGGCGGCCGGGCGGACGGCGAGCGGGCCCCGCAGCCCGGGATCGGCCGGTTGCAGCAGCTGGTGGAGGCGACCGTGAGGGCGGGTCAGCCGGTGGAGCTGTCACTGGCGGCCGGCGCGGCGCGGGCCGCGCCGCCCGCCGTGGACCTGTCGGCGTACCGGATCGTGCAGGAGGCCCTGGCCAACGTGGTGCGGCACGCGCCGGGCGCGCCCACGCGGGTGTCGGTCACCGTGGACGACGACGAGGTCCTCCTGCTCGTCGTCAACGGTCCGGCGGCCCGGGACGCGGTGGTGGAGCCGGACGGCCCGGGCACGGGCCACGGTCTGGTGGGGATGCGGGAGCGCGTACGGTTGACCGGCGGGACGCTGGACACCGGGCCGCTGCCCGACGGGGGGTTCCGGGTCGCCGCGCGCCTGCCGTTGCACACCGGTGCCGGGGCCGCCGGGACGGACGGCACCGACGACACGAACGAGGAGCGCAGTTGA
- a CDS encoding GNAT family N-acetyltransferase gives MVKVRAARAAEAEALTGLVMRSKAHWGYDAGFLAACAPQLRILPDEVTARRIVVAEDPEGTLLGLASLEGGAPLATLGLLFVEPSAIGRGVGRILYRDVLRRAVERGVRRLVIDSDPHAAGFYRAMGAVAAPAAEAPTGTLVRFEAAPAPLADWARAWTGGGRAVHVGNVAEYNAQFADPSLDPDQSAAHHYSCLAAFYSPYPSALVLPRAVPAGWTDLVCRQLGWTGVEVYDGLAERGPGLVDAVRARPALAARLTGAGEPLVPWGLTRPFGLLAGRPWRSGELRYESKAAAHGLFQRILAEGGHPGIVLPAQVRAGGRWAAARLLAARARAGESTVLKSEHGVGGSGTTVVTAGQVRAAGGARAVLRRLPRGPLLVEEYVEAPADPAAVRDLTYDGFVDPAGEVHEVGAALMDVTAGAYRGATVGPGSVPEWAHEPLLAFGAAVGRELAASGYRGWFDVDFVVDAEGRLAPTEVNLRLTGPSIAFMVAARLDELRGAGHLVRIADRVALGARLPEAQVDELCADLARGCAELGAVFVPAIPTGAFDPAPWLGVLVAARGPEALDAAEALVRTRAAAVGAMFDPPGPAAP, from the coding sequence ATGGTAAAGGTCAGGGCCGCGCGAGCGGCCGAGGCGGAGGCCCTGACCGGGCTGGTGATGCGGTCCAAGGCGCACTGGGGGTACGACGCCGGCTTCCTGGCGGCGTGCGCGCCGCAGTTGCGGATCCTGCCGGACGAGGTGACGGCGCGCAGGATCGTGGTGGCCGAGGATCCGGAAGGGACGCTCCTCGGGCTCGCCTCCCTGGAGGGCGGCGCGCCGCTGGCGACGCTCGGGCTGCTCTTCGTGGAACCCTCCGCGATCGGGCGGGGCGTGGGGCGGATCCTGTACCGGGACGTGCTGCGCCGGGCCGTGGAGCGGGGTGTGCGCAGGCTGGTGATCGACTCGGACCCGCATGCGGCCGGCTTCTACCGGGCGATGGGCGCGGTCGCGGCGCCGGCCGCGGAGGCGCCGACGGGGACGCTGGTGCGGTTCGAGGCGGCCCCGGCCCCGCTCGCCGACTGGGCGCGGGCCTGGACCGGCGGCGGGCGGGCGGTGCACGTCGGCAACGTCGCGGAGTACAACGCGCAGTTCGCCGACCCCTCACTGGACCCCGACCAGTCGGCCGCACACCACTACTCCTGTCTGGCCGCCTTCTACAGCCCCTACCCGTCCGCCCTGGTGCTGCCCCGGGCGGTGCCCGCCGGCTGGACCGACCTGGTCTGCCGGCAGCTGGGCTGGACCGGGGTCGAGGTGTACGACGGCCTGGCGGAGCGCGGGCCCGGGCTGGTCGACGCGGTACGGGCCAGGCCGGCGCTGGCCGCGCGGCTGACGGGGGCCGGGGAGCCGCTCGTACCGTGGGGGCTGACCCGGCCGTTCGGGCTGCTCGCGGGGCGGCCGTGGCGGTCCGGGGAGCTGCGTTACGAGTCGAAGGCCGCCGCGCACGGCCTGTTTCAGCGGATCCTCGCGGAGGGCGGGCATCCCGGGATCGTGCTCCCCGCACAGGTACGGGCGGGCGGCCGGTGGGCGGCGGCCCGGCTGCTGGCGGCACGGGCACGGGCCGGCGAGAGCACCGTTCTGAAGTCGGAGCACGGGGTCGGCGGTTCGGGTACGACCGTGGTCACCGCCGGCCAGGTGCGTGCCGCGGGCGGCGCCCGCGCCGTCCTGCGGCGGCTGCCGCGCGGGCCGCTGCTGGTGGAGGAGTACGTCGAGGCGCCGGCGGATCCGGCGGCGGTCCGCGACCTGACGTACGACGGCTTCGTGGACCCGGCGGGCGAGGTCCACGAGGTCGGCGCGGCGCTGATGGACGTGACGGCGGGCGCCTACCGCGGGGCCACGGTGGGGCCCGGCTCGGTGCCGGAGTGGGCGCACGAGCCGCTGCTCGCCTTCGGTGCGGCGGTGGGCCGGGAGCTGGCGGCGTCCGGCTACCGGGGCTGGTTCGACGTGGACTTCGTCGTGGACGCCGAGGGGCGGCTCGCGCCGACCGAGGTGAACCTGCGGCTGACCGGGCCGTCGATCGCCTTCATGGTGGCGGCCCGGCTCGACGAGCTGCGGGGCGCGGGGCACCTCGTGCGGATCGCCGACCGGGTGGCGCTCGGGGCACGGCTGCCCGAGGCGCAGGTGGACGAACTGTGCGCGGACCTGGCCCGCGGGTGCGCGGAGCTCGGTGCGGTGTTCGTCCCCGCCATCCCGACGGGCGCCTTCGATCCGGCTCCCTGGCTGGGTGTGCTGGTGGCCGCGCGCGGTCCGGAGGCGCTGGACGCGGCCGAGGCGCTGGTCCGCACCCGGGCCGCGGCCGTGGGGGCGATGTTCGACCCGCCGGGGCCGGCCGCGCCCTGA